A part of Fusarium oxysporum Fo47 chromosome III, complete sequence genomic DNA contains:
- a CDS encoding WD40-repeat-containing domain protein: protein MESPSLVNGHRPSSDTSVAAPGASALLHSSIPTSSSTSQPASATITNHTHRHASAPFTELDSSSPLPPTNGHSLKVSDIDSEHLDDNSSQQPSKNNCDRHRSDQEINPRLVKMPSELVGKTVSPFLKEHIPGLYAPFGKAKTAMPLSPSPNNTTAIRKRDPNSKFCYRHRPDSKCRRAADETKMGFIQTELNSLSSADQEAITHVWSLFSAAPSKHRELMLQGIITQCCFPQLSTVSREVQEQLKIDFLAALPTELSYKILSYLDTVSLCKAAQVSRRWRNLADDDVVWHRMCEQHIDRKFHRQPNAADVVEIDDEAETQSSDSRKRQADNEHQHDDRVAKRSRVSNGEKSRQQLEQERKFRPWKDVYRDRFKVGYNWKTGRCSIKTFKGHENGVTCLQFDDNILATGSYDTTIKIWNIETGEVMRTLRGHTSAVRTLQFDDSKLISGSFDKTIKIWNWQTGECLNTLQCHTEGVLSVHYDGCTLASGSIDKTVKVFSFDTKQTFCLRGHTDWVNHVRIDSPSRVVFSASDDLSVKLWDIDSKQCIKTFLGHVGQVQQVLLMPADFEPDEVPQLDTTDTASVSSGRSNSPPAATAEQPVDARAAYGSGFTSDPDRPLPPRYMLTGGLDNTVRLWDTTTGKCIRSMFGHVEGIWGLVGDTLRVVTGANDSMTKIWEPRSGKCERSFTGHAGPVTCVGLSDSRMASGSEDGEVRLYSFEGERVEERGTPS from the exons ATGGAAAGCCCCTCGCTCGTCAACGGCCATCGGCCCTCCTCCGACACTTCTGTCGCAGCCCCCGGTGcttcagctcttcttcattcttctaTACCTACTTCGTCTTCTACTTCTCAACCTGCTTCGGCTACAATAACAAATCATACACATCGCCATGCTTCTGCGCCGTTCACAGAACTTGACTCATCCTCACCCCTTCCTCCTACAAACGGCCACTCTTTGAAAGTCTCCGACATCGACTCCGAACACCTCGACGACAACTCTTCCCAACAACCCTCTAAAAACAATTGCGATAGGCACCGATCCGATCAAGAAATCAACCCACGTCTCGTCAAGATGCCTTCCGAATTGGTCGGCAAGACCGTCAGCCCGTTCCTTAAGGAACATATTCCTGGCCTCTATGCACCCTTTGGCAAGGCAAAGACAGCCATGCCTCTATCTCCCAGTCCCAACAATACCACTGCGATTCGGAAGAGAGATCCCAACAGCAAGTTTTGCTATCGTCACCGACCTGACTCAAAATGTCGACGCGCCGCCGACGAGACCAAAATGGGTTTCATCCAAACT GAACTCAACAGCCTTTCATCCGCAGACCAAGAAGCCATTACTCACGTATGGTCTCTCTTTTCTGCTGCTCCATCAAAACATCGTGAGCTGATGCTACAGGGCATCATTACACAATGCTGCTTCCCCCAACTCTCTACTGTATCACGCGAGGTACAAGAACAACTCAAGATCGATTTCCTTGCCGCTCTTCCTACCGAACTCTCCTACAAGATCCTATCGTATCTCGACACAGTCTCTCTCTGCAAGGCCGCTCAAGTCAGCCGTAGATGGAGAAACCTCGCCGACGACGACGTGGTGTGGCATCGCATGTGCGAACAACACATTGATCGCAAAT TTCACCGACAACCGAATGCCGCCGACGTGGTAGAGATCgacgatgaggctgagacaCAATCGAGCGATTCACGAAAACGACAAGCCGACAACGAACACCAACATGATGATCGAGTTGCTAAACGCTCTCGTGTGAGCAACGGAGAAAAGTCAAGACAACAGCTTGAACAAGAACGGAAGTTTCGACCATGGAAAGACGTTTATCGCGACCGTTTCAAGGTGGGGTACAACTGGAAGACTGGTCGTTGCTCCATAAAGACCTTCAAAGGTCACGAGAATGGCGTTACTTGTCTCCAGTTTGACGACAACATCCTTGCAACAGGTTCCTATGATACGACCATCAAGATTTGGAACATCGAGACTGGAGAAGTTATGCGCACGCTCCGAGGACACACTTCGGCAGTTCGCACTCTTCAGTTTGACGACTCCAAGTTGATTAGTGGCAGTTttgacaagaccatcaagaTTTGGAACTGGCAAACAGGAGAGTGTTTGAACACACTCCAATGTCATACCGAGGGTGTATTGTCAGTCCACTACGACGGGTGTACTCTGGCATCTGGCTCAATCGATAAGACCGTCAAGGTGTTCAGCTTTGATACCAAACAAACATTCTGTCTTCGAGGTCATACTGACTGGGTCAACCACGTGCGAATTGACTCGCCCTCCCGTGTCGTCTTTTCAGCATCGGATGATCTTTCGGTCAAGCTTTGGGACATCGATTCAAAGCAGTGTATCAAGACATTCCTTGGCCATGTTGGTCAGGTCCAGCAAGTTCTCCTGATGCCCGCTGACTTTGAGCCTGATGAGGTGCCTCAGCTGGATACCACAGATACTGCATCTGTGTCCAGTGGCCGAAGTAACAGCCCTCCTGCAGCGACTGCCGAGCAGCCTGTCGATGCTCGGGCGGCTTATGGCTCGGGTTTCACATCCGACCCCGACCGTCCGCTACCCCCGCGCTACATGCTCACTGGTGGATTGGACAACACGGTCCGCTTGTGGGACACTACCACTGGCAAGTGCATCCGCAGCATGTTTGGTCACGTTGAGGGCATCTGGGGCCTTGTTGGTGACACTCTTCGTGTGGTCACAGGGGCTAATGACTCCATGACCAAGATCTGGGAACCTCGCTCTGGAAAGTGTGAGCGGAGCTTTACTGGCCATGCCGGCCCAGTCACCTGTGTTGGTTTGAGTGACAGCCGCATGGCAAGTGGcagtgaagatggcgaggTGCGGTTGTACAGCTTTGAGGGAGAACGTGTCGAAGAGCGTGGCACTCCTTCATAA
- a CDS encoding pseudouridine synthase, with amino-acid sequence MAADNEAPAASSANESRPSGDNNKASNNNGSENRRNPRHDHRKPGKGRSEKGRGEWGREKGDKRKKNDEFKEFKRRKLNKKGDSADGESSNNPFSKDEIAAEERRPKRKVAVMIGYAGTGYKGMQVNGNEKTIEADLFKAFVAASAISKANADDPKKSSLVRCARTDKGVHAAGNVISLKLIIEDENIVDKINAELPEQIRIWGIQRTNNAFSCYQTCDSRWYEYLMPSYCLLPPHPESFLGQKLVELAKEHGVEDELAARMEDVKDFWSDVEEKEIKPILARLDPETKAAVLERVHVMDDEEVAARKEAAKETEESAPAEEKPAAETPAGEAAEQTTEPEAQQSGLVLESHKPKNRELGPVDFALRDIKAAYVAAKRRYRVSTGRLNRLQEALNKYNGTKNFHNYTVQKSFFDPSAKRHIKSFVVNPKPIIINDTEWLSLKVHGQSFMMHQIRKMVGLASLIVRCGTPMERINESYQNQKMAIPKAPGLGLLLERPVFHNYNRKATESLGKEAIDFDKYEEKIQAFKDKQIYTRIFSVEEKDNSFHMFFNQIDQFKTNHFLWLTAGGMKAAEIARDTTGEKVQQDVDKQLGDEDEEDPEGGEG; translated from the exons ATGGCGGCAGATAACGAAGCTCCTGCCGCGAGCAGCGCCAATGAGTCTCGTCCCTCGGGCGACAACAACAAAGCCTCTAACAACAATGGCTCTGAGAATCGTCGCAACCCGCGCCATGACCACAGAAAGCCAGGCAAAGGACGATCAGAGAAGGGTCGCGGAGAATGGGG TCGTGAGAAGGGCGACAAGCGCAAGAAGAATGATGAATTTAAGGAGTTCAAGCGTCGCAAACTGAATAAGAAGGGCGATTCTGCCGATGGCGAGTCAAGCAACAACCCCTTCTCcaaggatgagattgctgCCGAAGAGCGACGACCCAAGCGAAAAGTTGCTGTTATGATTGGATATGCCGGCACTGGTTACAAGGGAATGCAAGTCAATGGCAACGAGAAGACCATTGAGGCCGATCTATTCAAGGCATTTGTCGCCGCAAGCGCTATTTCCAAGGCCAATGCCGACGACCCCAAGAAGTCGAGTCTTGTTCGATGCGCTCGAACGGATAAGGGTGTGCATGCGGCTGGAAATGTCATCAGCCTGAAGCTTATtattgaggatgagaataTTGTGGACAAGATCAACGCCGAGCTCCCAGAACAGATCCGAATTTGGGGTATTCAGCGAACGAACAACGCCTTCAGCTGTTACCAAACCTGCGACTCAAGATGGTATGAGTATCTTATGCCTAGCTACTGTCTTCTGCCTCCTCACCCCGAGTCTTTCTTGGGCCAAAAACTGGTTGAGTTGGCCAAGGAGCATGGTGTCGAGGATGAGCTGGCTGCTCGGATGGAGGATGTCAAGGATTTCTGGTCCGATgtggaagagaaggagattaaGCCCATCTTGGCCCGGTTAGACCCCGAGACCAAGGCTGCCGTGTTGGAGCGAGTCCACGttatggatgatgaagaggttgctGCACGCAAGGAAGCTGCGAAAGAGACCGAAGAGAGCGCGCCAGCAGAGGAGAAGCCTGCTGCTGAGACACCCGCTGGCGAGGCTGCTGAACAAACTACAGAGCCCGAGGCTCAACAGTCTGGCCTTGTTCTGGAGAGCCACAAGCCCAAGAACCGTGAGCTCGGCCCCGTTGATTTTGCCCTTCGAGACATCAAGGCAGCTTATGTTGCCGCTAAGCGACGATATCGTGTCAGCACCGGGCGTCTGAACCGTCTTCAGGAGGCCCTCAACAAGTACAACGGCACAAAGAACTTTCACAATTATACTGTTCAGAAGTCATTCTTCGATCCCTCAGCGAAGCGACACATCAAGTCATTCGTTGTCAACCCTAagcccatcatcatcaacgataCAGAATGGCTGTCTCTCAAGGTCCACGGACAGAGTTTCATGATGCACCAGATCCGAAAGATGGTTGGTCTAGCCAGTTTGATCGTCCGCTGTGGAACTCCCATGGAACGTATCAACGAGAGCtaccagaaccagaagatggccatcCCCAAGGCCCCTGGTCTCGGACTCTTGCTTGAGCGACCCGTATTCCACAACTACAACCGAAAGGCCACCGAGTCACTCGGAAAGGAAGCGATCGACTTTGATAAGTACGAAGAGAAGATCCAAGCCTTCAAGGACAAGCAGATCTACACTCGTATTTTCAGcgtggaggagaaggacaaCTC GTTTCACATGTTCTTCAACCAGATTGACCAGTTCAAGACAAATCACTTCCTGTGGCTCACGGCTGGCGGTATGAAGGCTGCCGAGATCGCAAGGGACACGACAGGTGAAAAGGTGCAGCAGGATGTTGATAAGCAGCtcggtgatgaggatgaggaggaccCCGAGGGCGGTGAGGGTTAG
- a CDS encoding RS7_NEUCR 40S ribosomal protein S7, with product MSAQALNKIAPNSPSRQNPSELETSIAQALFDLESNTSDLKVALRPLQIVSAREIEVGHGKKAIVIFVPVPSLQGFHRVQQRLTRELEKKFSDRHVLILASRRILPRPKRSARSRNTQKQKRPRSRTLTAVHDAILEDLTYPVEIVGKRVRTKEDGSKLLKVILDEKERGGVDYRLDTYSEVYRRLTGRNVNFEFPQSGPADY from the exons ATGAGCGCCCAGGCCCTTAACAAGATCGCTCCCAACAGCCCTTCGAGGCAGAACCCCTCCGAGCTTGAGACCAGCATCGCTCAGGCTCTCTTCGACCTCGAGTCCAACACCTCCGACCTCAAGGTTGCCCTGCGACCTCTGCAGATCGTCTCTGCCCGTGAG ATCGAGGTTGGCCACGGCAAGAAGGCTATTGTCATCTTTGTCCCCGTCCCTTCCCTGCAGGGCTTCCACCGCGTCCAGCAGCG TCTCACCCGtgagctcgagaagaagttctCTGACCGCCATGTCCTGATCCTCGCTTCTCGCCGCATCTTGCCCCGCCCCAAGCGATCCGCCCGCTCTCGCAACACCCAGAAGCAGAAGCGCCCCCGTTCGCGAACTCTCACTGCTGTCCACGACGCCATCCTCGAGGATCTCACCTACCCCGTCGAGATCGTCGGCAAGCGCGTCCGCACCAAGGAGGACGGctccaagctcctcaaggtcATCCTCGACGAGAAGGAGCGTGGTGGCGTTGACTACCGCCTCGACACCTACTCTGAGGTCTACCGACGTTTGACAGGCCGCAACGTCAACTTCGAGTTCCCTCAGAGCGGTCCCGCCGACTACTAA
- a CDS encoding dynactin subunit 4 has translation MALVIPYTYIQCPCSDNSPPDLPQTRQSQSSDERTFDPRDPRSNYSLYPLEYLLYCEDCQQIRCPRCVNEEVVTYYCPNCLFEVPSSNLRSDGNRCTRSCYQCPVCIGPLQVMEAPMEKDQSHLGADIPGPQYALYCQYCNWTSTEIGIKFDKPNGIHSQLSKINNGGDLKLTAKELKERRKENPDEPPLADSDVDTDLQYANLKSFYQSQLADTNAASSGISPLNDTTGYGSPAASLSRIMAMYTGHGHARKRNGPSDVMREALSAEEGLKLADLDESAQIKKLHQEGWDATATIQQNLEQAEVQRFQDGLRPIPHLLRTKRSKRCSVCRHIISKPENKVTSTRFKIRLVAKSYIPTITIEPLNPTAGTVPTTQRPQILEERPLKPLTPHHYIITFKNPLFDGIKVTLATPNSTPGRFSSKVTILCPQFDIDANTDMWDDALKDDDRDKKRKGEESSGQPEAGKIWERGRNWVSIILEVVPASLRLDGQKDKSPLKEDEDILEIPMFVRMEWEPDSQQDVGAASAKEKDAQERRELAYWCVLGVGRISHD, from the exons ATGGCGCTCGTGATACCTTACACGTACATCCAATGTCCGTGTTCCGACAACTCTCCCCCAGATCTCCCCCAAACGCGTCAATCACAATCCTCCGACGAACGAACCTTTGACCCCCGCGATCCTCGCTCAAACTACAGCCTCTACCCTCTCGAGTACCTCCTCTACTGCGAAGACTGCCAGCAAATACGATGTCCGCGATGTGTGAACGAGGAGGTTGTTACATATTACTGCCCAAACTGCCTGTTTGAGGTTCCCAGTAGTAACTTGCGCAGCGACGGGAATAG ATGTACCCGAAGCTGTTACCAATGTCCCGTGTGTATTGGCCCTCTCCAGGTTATGGAAGCACCTATGGAGAAAGACCAGTCACACCTTGGCGCCGACATCCCAGGGCCTCAATACGCACTGTATTGCCAGTACTGCAACTGGACCTCCACCGAGATAGGCATTAAGTTTGACAAGCCTAACGGTATTCACTCGCAGCTCtccaagatcaacaatggAGGAGATCTCAAGCTCACCGCGAAAGAACTCAAGGAGCGTCGCAAGGAGAACCCAGATGAGCCACCTCTTGCCGACAGCGATGTCGATACAGATCTTCAGTATGCCAATTTGAAGTCATTCTACCAGTCGCAGCTCGCAGATACAAATGCTGCCTCGAGCGGCATATCTCCACTGAATGACACTACCGGCTATGGATCGCCTGCAGCGTCGTTGTCTCGTATCATGGCTATGTACACTGGCCACGGACATGCCCGCAAGCGCAATGGTCCTTCAGATGTTATGCGTGAGGCTCTTTCGGCAGAGGAAGGTCTGAAGTTGGCGGATCTGGATGAATCAGCTCAGATCAAGAAACTGCACCAGGAGGGGTGGGATGCTACGGCTACTATACAGCAGAACCTTGAACAAGCAGAGGTTCAGAGATTCCAGGATGGTTTACGGCCTATACCACATCTCCTCAGAACGAAGCGCTCTAAGCGTTGCTCTGTGTGTCGGCATATCATCTCCAAGCCAGAAAATAAGGTCACGTCAACACGGTTCAAGATCAGACTTGTCGCAAAGTCGTATATCCCTACGATCACCATCGAGCCTCTCAACCCCACAGCTGGAACAGTCCCTACCACGCAGCGTCCTCAAATTCTAGAAGAGCGACCGCTCAAGCCCCTCACCCCTCATCACTACATCATAACCTTCAAGAACCCTTTGTTCGATGGAATCAAGGTCACACTTGCTACGCCAAACAGTACACCTGGCAGGTTCTCCAGCAAAGTGACTATTCTCTGTCCTCAATTCGATATTGATGCCAACACGGATATGTGGGATGATGCTCTGAAGGACGATGACAGAGACAAAAAGCGAAAAGGTGAAGAGAGCAGTGGTCAGCCTGAGGCCGGTAAGATTTGGGAGCGAGGGCGCAACTGGGTCAGCATCATCTTGGAAGTGGTTCCGGCTTCACTCCGACTTGACGGTCAAAAGGACAAGAGTCCAttgaaggaggatgaggatattCTGGAGATACCCATGTTTGTGAGGATGGAATGGGAGCCTGACTCTCAGCAAGACGTCGGTGCAGCATCTGCAAAGGAAAAGGATGCTCAGGAAAGGAGGGAGCTGGCTTATTGGTGTGTGCTTGGAGTTGGCCGCATCAGTCACGATTAA